Proteins encoded within one genomic window of Triticum aestivum cultivar Chinese Spring chromosome 2D, IWGSC CS RefSeq v2.1, whole genome shotgun sequence:
- the LOC123055114 gene encoding 50S ribosomal protein HLP, mitochondrial, producing the protein MAAFLRSKCSSVGRAMMGSLGNNLYGGATSSIETVARPSRSDAVCQQIRTFIQMRTNLKVVDNSGAKRVMCIQSLRGKKGARLGDMIIGSVKEAQPRGKVKKGDVVYGVVVRAAMKKGRSDGSEVQFDDNAIVIVNNKGELIGTRVFGPVPHELRKKKHLKILALAEHIV; encoded by the exons ATGGCAGCATTCCTCAGGTCCAAGTGTTCGTCAG TTGGACGTGCTATGATGGGAAGCCTGGGAAACAATCTCTACGGGGGCGCTACCTCGTCCATTGAAACGGTGGCAAGACCATCTCGTTCTGATGCTGTCTGCCAG CAAATCAGAACATTCATCCAGATGAGAACAAACCTCAAGGTGGTGGACAACTCAGGAGCCAAGCGGGTTATGTGCATACAGTCCCTTAGGGGGAAGAAAGGAGCGAGGCTCGGGGACATGATCATCGGTTCTGTCAAGGAAGCGCAGCCTCGCGGCAAGGTCAAGAAAGGAGACGTGGTGTACGGGGTGGTCGTCCGTGCTGCCATGAAGAAGGGGCGCAGCGATGGTAGCGAGGTCCAGTTCGACGACAATGCGATCGTCATCGTGAACAACAAGGGTGAGCTGATTGGCACCCGCGTCTTTGGTCCCGTCCCCCATGAGCTCAGGAAGAAGAAGCATCTCAAGATCCTGGCACTGGCCGAGCACATAGTTTGA
- the LOC123055113 gene encoding OVARIAN TUMOR DOMAIN-containing deubiquitinating enzyme 7 isoform X1 encodes MAQGKKKAAAASKPRKPKQRDAAEKKIGKKADMSEFRAQLGSFGLKIVEVTADGNCFFRAMGDQLEGDEGQHIKYREMVVHYIVEHREEFEPFIEDEVPFDDYCDSMMKDGTWAGNMELQAGSLVTGRNICIHMLNSPRWYINNFSGREASNMVHLSYHHGEHYNSVRLTEDPCQGPAMPVVIKTDSNVASTSNNAQTKAKDSKKSSNRSAYDDTSVKMVMAGTGCSNVAAVQHVLGEMDGDVDSAIEYMIAERHAAAYDDTSVKLVMAGTGCSSVAAVEHVLGQLDGDVDSAIAYMIAERFAMSSDNVDGDPYMDYACNEFVYSVGDELKLSTSQNEDPTVQHKEEESCSSKDEAAQKSKNPHAKKENSKTKECSCGSAKKHKASCSLATAVPSREPPKNKGGGQGKGQKGKTKQKKKEQVQAAPVKERKSALPVPDLGALCI; translated from the exons ATGGCCCAGGGcaagaagaaggcggcggcggcgtccaagCCCCGCAAGCCGAAGCAGCGCGACGCAGCG GAGAAGAAGATCGGGAAGAAGGCCGACATGTCGGAGTTCAGGGCGCAGCTGGGCTCCTTCGGGCTCAAGATAGTCGAGGTCACCGCCGACGGCAACTGCTTCTTCAG GGCGATGGGCGACCAGCTGGAGGGCGACGAGGGGCAGCACATCAAGTACCGGGAGATGGTTGTGCACTACATCGTG GAACACCGCGAGGAGTTTGAGCCCTTCATCGAGGACGAGGTGCCGTTCGATGACTACTGTGACTCCATGATGAAGGATGGGACTTGGGCCGGCAATATGGAGCTGCAGGCGGGTTCTCTTGTCACGGGAAGAAACATCTGCATTCACATG CTTAACTCGCCGCGATGGTACATAAACAACTTTtctggtcgtgaagctagcaatatGGTTCATTT ATCTTATCATCACGGTGAGCACTACAATAGTGTCAGGCTTACTGAAGATCCATGCCAAGGTCCTGCAATGCCAGTTGTTATCAAG ACAGATTCCAATGTAGCCAGCACGAGCAACAATGCTCAAACGAAAGCGAAAGACTCGAAGAAATCTTCAAACAGATCAGCCTATGATGATACATCAGTTAAAATGGTCATGGCTGGAACTGGCTGTTCTAATGTTGCTGCTGTTCAacat GTTCTGGGTGAAATGGATGGTGATGTCGATTCTGCTATTGAGTACATGATAGCCGAGCGACATGCGGCGGCCTATGATGATACATCGGTTAAACTGGTCATGGCTGGCACTGGATGTTCTAGTGTTGCTGCAGTTGAACAT GTTTTGGGTCAATTGGATGGCGATGTTGATTCTGCTATTGCGTACATGATAGCCGAGCGATTTGCAATGAGTTCTGATAATGTGGACGGAGATCCTTATATGGACTATGCGTGCAATG AGTTTGTATATTCCGTAGGAGATGAGCTTAAGCTTAGCACATCCCAGAACGAGGACCCAACGGTTCAGCACAAGGAAGAAGAGAGTTGTTCTAGTAAAGATGAAGCGGCTCAGAAATCCAAAAATCCACATGCTAAGAAG GAAAACTCCAAAACCAAGGAGTGCTCTTGCGGATCTGCAAAGAAGCACAAGGCTTCTTGTAGTTTAGCCACGGCTGTACCGTCAAGAGAACCTCCAAA GAACAAAGGCGGTGGCCAGGGTAAGGGCCAGAAAGGGaagacgaagcaaaagaagaaagaacAAGTCCAGGCAGCACCCGTCAAGGAACGCAAGTCTGCATTACCTGTGCCAGACCTAGGGGCCCTGTGCATATGA
- the LOC123055113 gene encoding OVARIAN TUMOR DOMAIN-containing deubiquitinating enzyme 7 isoform X2 yields the protein MAQGKKKAAAASKPRKPKQRDAAEKKIGKKADMSEFRAQLGSFGLKIVEVTADGNCFFRAMGDQLEGDEGQHIKYREMVVHYIVEHREEFEPFIEDEVPFDDYCDSMMKDGTWAGNMELQAGSLVTGRNICIHMLNSPRWYINNFSGREASNMVHLSYHHGEHYNSVRLTEDPCQGPAMPVVIKTDSNVASTSNNAQTKAKDSKKSSNRSAYDDTSVKMVMAGTGCSNVAAVQHVLGEMDGDVDSAIEYMIAERHAAAYDDTSVKLVMAGTGCSSVAAVEHVLGQLDGDVDSAIAYMIAERFAMSSDNVDGDPYMDYACNGDELKLSTSQNEDPTVQHKEEESCSSKDEAAQKSKNPHAKKENSKTKECSCGSAKKHKASCSLATAVPSREPPKNKGGGQGKGQKGKTKQKKKEQVQAAPVKERKSALPVPDLGALCI from the exons ATGGCCCAGGGcaagaagaaggcggcggcggcgtccaagCCCCGCAAGCCGAAGCAGCGCGACGCAGCG GAGAAGAAGATCGGGAAGAAGGCCGACATGTCGGAGTTCAGGGCGCAGCTGGGCTCCTTCGGGCTCAAGATAGTCGAGGTCACCGCCGACGGCAACTGCTTCTTCAG GGCGATGGGCGACCAGCTGGAGGGCGACGAGGGGCAGCACATCAAGTACCGGGAGATGGTTGTGCACTACATCGTG GAACACCGCGAGGAGTTTGAGCCCTTCATCGAGGACGAGGTGCCGTTCGATGACTACTGTGACTCCATGATGAAGGATGGGACTTGGGCCGGCAATATGGAGCTGCAGGCGGGTTCTCTTGTCACGGGAAGAAACATCTGCATTCACATG CTTAACTCGCCGCGATGGTACATAAACAACTTTtctggtcgtgaagctagcaatatGGTTCATTT ATCTTATCATCACGGTGAGCACTACAATAGTGTCAGGCTTACTGAAGATCCATGCCAAGGTCCTGCAATGCCAGTTGTTATCAAG ACAGATTCCAATGTAGCCAGCACGAGCAACAATGCTCAAACGAAAGCGAAAGACTCGAAGAAATCTTCAAACAGATCAGCCTATGATGATACATCAGTTAAAATGGTCATGGCTGGAACTGGCTGTTCTAATGTTGCTGCTGTTCAacat GTTCTGGGTGAAATGGATGGTGATGTCGATTCTGCTATTGAGTACATGATAGCCGAGCGACATGCGGCGGCCTATGATGATACATCGGTTAAACTGGTCATGGCTGGCACTGGATGTTCTAGTGTTGCTGCAGTTGAACAT GTTTTGGGTCAATTGGATGGCGATGTTGATTCTGCTATTGCGTACATGATAGCCGAGCGATTTGCAATGAGTTCTGATAATGTGGACGGAGATCCTTATATGGACTATGCGTGCAATG GAGATGAGCTTAAGCTTAGCACATCCCAGAACGAGGACCCAACGGTTCAGCACAAGGAAGAAGAGAGTTGTTCTAGTAAAGATGAAGCGGCTCAGAAATCCAAAAATCCACATGCTAAGAAG GAAAACTCCAAAACCAAGGAGTGCTCTTGCGGATCTGCAAAGAAGCACAAGGCTTCTTGTAGTTTAGCCACGGCTGTACCGTCAAGAGAACCTCCAAA GAACAAAGGCGGTGGCCAGGGTAAGGGCCAGAAAGGGaagacgaagcaaaagaagaaagaacAAGTCCAGGCAGCACCCGTCAAGGAACGCAAGTCTGCATTACCTGTGCCAGACCTAGGGGCCCTGTGCATATGA
- the LOC123055113 gene encoding OVARIAN TUMOR DOMAIN-containing deubiquitinating enzyme 7 isoform X3 — protein MGDQLEGDEGQHIKYREMVVHYIVEHREEFEPFIEDEVPFDDYCDSMMKDGTWAGNMELQAGSLVTGRNICIHMLNSPRWYINNFSGREASNMVHLSYHHGEHYNSVRLTEDPCQGPAMPVVIKTDSNVASTSNNAQTKAKDSKKSSNRSAYDDTSVKMVMAGTGCSNVAAVQHVLGEMDGDVDSAIEYMIAERHAAAYDDTSVKLVMAGTGCSSVAAVEHVLGQLDGDVDSAIAYMIAERFAMSSDNVDGDPYMDYACNEFVYSVGDELKLSTSQNEDPTVQHKEEESCSSKDEAAQKSKNPHAKKENSKTKECSCGSAKKHKASCSLATAVPSREPPKNKGGGQGKGQKGKTKQKKKEQVQAAPVKERKSALPVPDLGALCI, from the exons ATGGGCGACCAGCTGGAGGGCGACGAGGGGCAGCACATCAAGTACCGGGAGATGGTTGTGCACTACATCGTG GAACACCGCGAGGAGTTTGAGCCCTTCATCGAGGACGAGGTGCCGTTCGATGACTACTGTGACTCCATGATGAAGGATGGGACTTGGGCCGGCAATATGGAGCTGCAGGCGGGTTCTCTTGTCACGGGAAGAAACATCTGCATTCACATG CTTAACTCGCCGCGATGGTACATAAACAACTTTtctggtcgtgaagctagcaatatGGTTCATTT ATCTTATCATCACGGTGAGCACTACAATAGTGTCAGGCTTACTGAAGATCCATGCCAAGGTCCTGCAATGCCAGTTGTTATCAAG ACAGATTCCAATGTAGCCAGCACGAGCAACAATGCTCAAACGAAAGCGAAAGACTCGAAGAAATCTTCAAACAGATCAGCCTATGATGATACATCAGTTAAAATGGTCATGGCTGGAACTGGCTGTTCTAATGTTGCTGCTGTTCAacat GTTCTGGGTGAAATGGATGGTGATGTCGATTCTGCTATTGAGTACATGATAGCCGAGCGACATGCGGCGGCCTATGATGATACATCGGTTAAACTGGTCATGGCTGGCACTGGATGTTCTAGTGTTGCTGCAGTTGAACAT GTTTTGGGTCAATTGGATGGCGATGTTGATTCTGCTATTGCGTACATGATAGCCGAGCGATTTGCAATGAGTTCTGATAATGTGGACGGAGATCCTTATATGGACTATGCGTGCAATG AGTTTGTATATTCCGTAGGAGATGAGCTTAAGCTTAGCACATCCCAGAACGAGGACCCAACGGTTCAGCACAAGGAAGAAGAGAGTTGTTCTAGTAAAGATGAAGCGGCTCAGAAATCCAAAAATCCACATGCTAAGAAG GAAAACTCCAAAACCAAGGAGTGCTCTTGCGGATCTGCAAAGAAGCACAAGGCTTCTTGTAGTTTAGCCACGGCTGTACCGTCAAGAGAACCTCCAAA GAACAAAGGCGGTGGCCAGGGTAAGGGCCAGAAAGGGaagacgaagcaaaagaagaaagaacAAGTCCAGGCAGCACCCGTCAAGGAACGCAAGTCTGCATTACCTGTGCCAGACCTAGGGGCCCTGTGCATATGA